In Betaproteobacteria bacterium, the DNA window CGACGGCATCTTCCGCACCCAGCGAAGACGTGAGCGCGTGCCCCGCCGGCACGCGCACGCAGTCCTCCGGCAGTCGATCGTCGCGCTCGACGAACAGGATGGCCTCGCCGCCGCCCTGCTCGATGCGCACGCTGTCGCCCTCGGTGAGCTGCAGCTTCTGAAAGAGGGATCCATGCACGGCGGCGACCGGCGGCTGACCATCGCGCGTGCGCTGCAGCGCCGGCGCCCGGCGCACGATCGCATCGGCATCGTGAATGCGCACTTCCGCGATGCGCTGGATGCCAGATTGCGGCGCCGGGCCAAGCTCACCCAGCGCAACGCCGGAAATCGAGTTGCCGAGCGCGGCCGACAGGTCCGGATGTCCTGCCTGCAGATCGCCGCGCACCGCTTCGCTGGTGTCGTAGTCGAAGCCGGGGATGCCGAGAAGATTGCCGAGCACCCGCAGGACTTTCCAGCCGGGGCGCGCATCGCCCAGCGGGCGGGTACAGCCGTTGAAGCTCTGCGCACGACCCTCGGTGTTCACGAACGTGCCGGAAGTCTCGGTGAAGGGCGCGATCGGCAGCAGCACATTCGCATAACCCTGCGCACCGTGCCGGTACGCCGACAGGGCGACGACGAACCGTGCGGCTTGCATGGCCGCCAGCGCCTGCCGCGGGTTGGCACAGTCGAGTTCGGGCTCGACGTTGAGCAACACGTAGGCGGGCAGCGGTGTCGCGAGCATGGCCTGCGCGTTGGCGCCCACGGTCCGGTTGGCGAAGGGAATGGCGCCCGCAACATAGCCGCCGACGCTGTTGGCGGCCTCGCCGAGAAACCCGAAGCCCGCGCCCGTGACCGATGCGAGCGCCTGTGCCAGAATCTGCAGCTCGGCGGCGCGGGGATGGTGCTGCGCCTGATTGCCGAGAAAGATGCCGGCGCGGTTGCCCGCGAGCAGCCGCTCCGCGACCTGGCGGGCGGCGTCGGACACTTCCACCCCGCGCAGCATGGTGCCGAGCTTGAGCGCCTGCGCGAGGTCATGCGCCGCCGGCGCACCGCTCAGGTCCATCGCCGCCCTCAGCACCTGCGCCAGTCCATGCACCAGGTTGGCCGGCGACACGATGAGCTTGCCCGCAACCGGCATCAGCAGATCGTCATCGGTGGAATTGATCAGCGCAAGTTCGAGCCCGCGCTTGGCCGCCTGACGCAGCCGGTGCGTAAGCAGCGGGTGGTCCTTGCGCAGCACGCTGCCCACCACCAGCACGCGGTCGAGGCCGCTCACTGCCTCGATCTTCATGCCGAGCCACGGGATGCCCGCCATCCGGCCATCGGCCCGGAAATCCGCCTGCCGCAGGCGAGAATCGACGTTGTTGCTGCCGAGGCCACGCGCGAGCTTGGCGAAGAGGTACAACTCCTCGAGCGTCGAGTGCGGTGTGGCGAGAAAACCGATGGCCTCGCCACCGTTTGCGCCGCGTAC includes these proteins:
- a CDS encoding NADH-quinone oxidoreductase subunit G; this encodes HFCWHKKLSIAANCRMCLVQVEKAPKPLPACATPVTSGQKVFTRSDYAQKAQHAVMEFLLINHPLDCPICDQGGECQLQDLAVGYGASASRFEEMKRVVPNKNLGPLISTDMTRCIHCTRCVRFGQEIAGVMELGMAHRGEHSEILAFVGKTVDSELSGNVIDLCPVGALTSKPFRYTARTWELARERSVSPHCGLGANLIVQVKQKQVMRVLPLENEAINECWLSDKDRFSYQGLNAPDRLTAPMLREGGSWREVDWLTALDVAAKGLAAVRGANGGEAIGFLATPHSTLEELYLFAKLARGLGSNNVDSRLRQADFRADGRMAGIPWLGMKIEAVSGLDRVLVVGSVLRKDHPLLTHRLRQAAKRGLELALINSTDDDLLMPVAGKLIVSPANLVHGLAQVLRAAMDLSGAPAAHDLAQALKLGTMLRGVEVSDAARQVAERLLAGNRAGIFLGNQAQHHPRAAELQILAQALASVTGAGFGFLGEAANSVGGYVAGAIPFANRTVGANAQAMLATPLPAYVLLNVEPELDCANPRQALAAMQAARFVVALSAYRHGAQGYANVLLPIAPFTETSGTFVNTEGRAQSFNGCTRPLGDARPGWKVLRVLGNLLGIPGFDYDTSEAVRGDLQAGHPDLSAALGNSISGVALGELGPAPQSGIQRIAEVRIHDADAIVRRAPALQRTRDGQPPVAAVHGSLFQKLQLTEGDSVRIEQGGGEAILFVERDDRLPEDCVRVPAGHALTSSLGAEDAVVTLKRVPGEQRVVV